One genomic region from Nitrospirota bacterium encodes:
- a CDS encoding fibronectin type III domain-containing protein produces MKQLQEHTAEGLSFRMKGMLSLRSHGRLGIVLLCFVLSSCFGNSSNTTEVKFRLANGSSVTESELSLVKIRLYGEDDRFPFAYATDAAKVCSQKPEDLATDSPLYEQEFDYNAHSARILATLPDGKINIVLEFYRKQTNPDKSEDLVLVARGTRSGVPVALSGNTDVGDIKFVDVLDSVRPAGVTVLGRTKKVDVSLKATPAATDYIVCYGTSATSTMESAVFTQPSGTIDSLGGEPLQDDTQYSLRVYARNDGSLSLPALRSSTAPVDPKTSPTESEAVVFTATTTQQIAATVQAEVSTGKAILSWDAVTGATGYCIDSPCFDPTNTTCTADPSKAVASPTSPAKLTDAAAQTHCKSGSGAARRCYTVTDIVSGRDCAFNIYALGPDNGMGDPQSVTFRSLAPPRFIDARARSGSITLNWSASEGADDYVVLINNGRSGEPYDCKINDFKGKLTASLNESVLVPPAAVCTTTQTVTPGKTYYLSLQAKALGTNISSPSPEVFVTPLAPLAATLAKAGTGKIRVMWSTATDAAGYLVYYTTSASDLLFAGSGLTEGDSPLCVEKEKGRSECKGRPKGKESKLVPTTVSETVAGKTTSLNMIEITPPANGAPYFLTVTSFSNDPKTDSDNAEPEKELLDEAESDPAPKLSVTPLAPPTGVKVNAGDASVRLAWSPVTGADAYCAQSDCLPGAPKCTDALTQNLANEIGDKDAMTCPVESSGRRCLELKNLTNGAACAFQVFAMHGATDLSDPSAALSGTPVATPKDVAAAGSTGQATLTWPSAIVGAQGVEVQYDKDQSGVPYQFKQSFSGAGLKQATVTGLTNGVQHYFVVQGSNTSNGLSPASAEVTTLPLAAPVISIQSGTQTVTVAWTAVTGATEYEIHYDTDNGNEPFIGTGAAAGNSPVTKTDAASKAACPAGSADTLRCAPLTGLTNGQKYYVAAKATQSTLRSVSSLSNAKSTQPIPTPTNVRLNAVSDATSSSVQLSWDAATGATGYRVYHDTNPLKPPLKQGTKLTPTGTATTLLISGLTANTAYYFSVEALNAEGSSDASAAYLAATRLDTPTGVRARGGTARAAVSWSPVTGGSNYRVYWDPVAGKASAGTSVKPPVLSTCALPVDALCPGGTSACCGIVCGDDASGCAAPNLVNGSATYFAVRAEKAACAAVPPVDLTNNCSGYSTCSTASNSCAPPESKAVPVARPSDFKVLSPATLPTGNVTSSRIDIGWTPPGGSITGYKLYYDLDAPGTPYTGTGATQGFSPILLANSLSSLQLTGLTSNQTYFASLTAYIGNSNDPDSESDHWRTTLAAAAGAADDVLKVDSVAGFPAANIRLRIDSEYIVCTGTNPGATPDEFTGCLAGRGKFGTAAAAHSIGALVHGDLFQATLMPSPTTVSLNVGTGKAKLTWSAVTGASNYEVYCGSKLEGTQPDVPYDDVLNNCNASENVPKADVVSPTVQYLFTGLDNGTSTAYRFAVRAKTAPDCAPGPPTEPPYENLTSSNNCGDLSSLTNPLLSGTPLAAPAPAVLAQAGNQISLSWPAVSKAGGYRIYYWTAGSPNCAAPAVPNCPSPGDNCGPFSVSGTPCSTVWNGTGATQGASPILLCNGPTTTLAAAALGGDTELQVNSLSGFTVPTTLKIELEEISCTGTNSSSSPVKFTGCSRGANGTAAAAHALNTEVATASATSMVLTGLVPDIRYWVTMTTVKYSGSNCTGTLMTESDLAGAPTGVFKDTTIPQPTGVIATFNEGTSVVDGPNYKRDNKPHIFLSWNAEPAATSYRIFYDDVAVCPVGGSPTYGFTGTLPNLAINPNPPAASPISYTPPVNSGVITVTLTGAAYGTTYTFGVQTVSGASESTPACDSTGSPPGTVITPIAAPPGIAIAPRRDSPGAAIFSWATVPTADSYVIYYGPSTDNYTCTGPPDPSCQKATALTPVADINCAGTSSKPLNTPPPVDMCNGTYTGASFTGFSTSIKYYFSLTSKNEDGSGDYSNEMTFLPIKPTWATPPMQSVTGTSIRLLWTRNGLATDYEIHYDTAARDTDTNSSTNPPTTAASPYLGAAGLTPTAAPNVGLSWAANLNTALASAITNTDTNVTVANIGNAGTFNLPVDVSIESEILSCPTVNVLASRFEGCLRGQQSTAAAAHSGGVIVSAGPCRDTNSSDSLAECVIGGLTPGTVYYFAVRIDSSGGKSSFSDEKRTLSTATLKNPIPATGQVKLEWSTVAGADQYKVGRSTATGACNADFGGVTCPSTTVAGQAPSFPQTLSGLTNGTQYFFVVRAENSTDGSISPNSTEKTAKPLAAPTLSASSGTQVVRLSWVDITGAGQYMIGRATAGPGTCSTWQYKIGPDPPADPAPAGCTALPPVPDGAPTPMPQTQTPLTDGTLYYFVTRAEDTVNNGASDWSNEIQAKPVAKPTVVSAVGSTSQVKVYWSSPVAGADSIEISRYLGAGCSTIDSTNSVADSSPAMQVAANAVLYSFSLVANNNASGTVGTSSTSTCVEAMPLSIPANPAAAAGSLTATVNWDSVVGATGYRIYYDTPALAACPTPGGPPVPKNVGTASCGAPPCDDTVASLSGGVNYDFYITATGTNSESSCSAKVSATPLYGEVTGAPFDDLAPMPSSPLGVNLDPGDAIFEILVGSTGASRIYAKKGNNLAVDLGGWPPGTKPAGAVQASAAVAELDSSSADQEVAIAADDATIRIYRRTGAQDDVKAIAGAAGLSTPAIADIDGDGDPEIVIVAKNGAANSSLHLFDVNPATGVMTEIVAGFPIALGDLVATGAPVRGVTPALVNLDGVAGSEIVVGDASGNIHFIDSTGSETAVCAGFPLTLAASPLNVSPAVGDIDGDNPLFLEAVIANDAGTVFVVNDSNGASPCAVAASRTLAGAGPFRSSPVIADLDTATPGLEVVIAGADGKLYVLKGTNLTDLNASWTNGKLLSAPATAVLSSAAIADVNNDTDLEIVIGDSNAKLHALNWQDATELPGFPTLLNGAATSSPAVGNFDNVSTTLEIAIGDDVGKLHVFQVTGLSGIGALPWPTFHKNATRTGN; encoded by the coding sequence ATGAAACAATTACAAGAACATACGGCGGAAGGGCTGAGCTTCAGGATGAAGGGCATGCTAAGTCTGCGGTCCCATGGACGTTTGGGAATTGTGCTCCTCTGCTTTGTTCTCTCCTCTTGCTTCGGAAACAGTTCCAACACCACTGAAGTAAAGTTCCGACTCGCGAATGGCTCCTCCGTAACCGAGAGCGAGCTCTCCTTGGTCAAGATCCGGCTCTACGGCGAGGATGATCGCTTCCCCTTCGCCTACGCCACGGACGCGGCGAAAGTTTGCTCCCAGAAACCCGAGGATCTCGCCACGGACTCCCCCCTGTACGAACAGGAGTTTGACTACAACGCCCATTCCGCCCGGATCCTCGCCACCCTCCCGGATGGAAAGATCAACATCGTTCTTGAGTTCTACAGGAAACAGACCAACCCGGACAAGAGCGAGGATCTCGTTCTCGTCGCTCGCGGGACCCGGTCCGGCGTACCCGTCGCGCTTTCGGGCAACACGGATGTGGGCGACATCAAGTTCGTGGACGTGCTGGACAGCGTTCGCCCGGCCGGCGTCACCGTGCTCGGTCGCACCAAGAAGGTGGATGTTTCCCTGAAGGCCACGCCCGCGGCCACGGACTACATTGTCTGCTATGGAACCTCGGCCACGAGCACCATGGAATCGGCCGTCTTCACCCAACCATCCGGGACGATCGATTCCCTCGGAGGGGAACCGCTCCAGGATGATACTCAGTACTCTCTCCGCGTCTACGCTCGAAACGACGGAAGCCTCAGCCTCCCGGCTCTCCGGTCCTCCACGGCGCCGGTGGACCCCAAGACCTCGCCGACGGAATCCGAGGCCGTGGTCTTCACGGCCACCACCACCCAGCAGATCGCCGCCACCGTCCAGGCCGAAGTCTCCACGGGCAAGGCCATCTTGAGCTGGGATGCGGTGACCGGGGCCACGGGCTACTGCATCGATTCCCCCTGTTTCGACCCGACCAACACAACCTGCACGGCGGATCCGTCGAAAGCCGTCGCCAGTCCGACCTCGCCGGCAAAATTGACCGATGCCGCCGCCCAGACCCATTGCAAATCGGGCTCCGGCGCCGCCCGCCGATGCTACACCGTGACCGACATCGTCAGCGGGCGCGACTGCGCGTTCAACATCTATGCTCTGGGTCCCGACAACGGCATGGGCGATCCGCAATCCGTGACCTTCCGATCCCTCGCGCCTCCGAGATTCATCGATGCGCGCGCCCGATCCGGTTCCATCACCCTCAACTGGTCCGCCAGCGAGGGCGCGGACGACTACGTGGTTCTCATCAACAATGGGCGGTCGGGCGAGCCCTACGACTGCAAGATCAACGATTTCAAAGGAAAGCTCACCGCCAGCTTGAATGAATCCGTTCTCGTCCCTCCCGCCGCAGTTTGCACAACCACACAAACAGTTACTCCCGGCAAGACGTACTACCTCTCTCTCCAGGCCAAAGCCCTCGGAACCAACATCAGTTCACCTTCCCCCGAGGTGTTCGTCACCCCGCTCGCTCCACTGGCCGCCACCCTGGCCAAAGCCGGAACGGGGAAGATCCGCGTCATGTGGAGCACGGCAACGGATGCCGCGGGATATCTCGTCTACTACACAACGTCGGCGTCCGACTTGCTCTTCGCCGGCAGCGGACTCACCGAGGGCGACTCTCCCCTCTGCGTGGAGAAGGAGAAGGGCCGCAGCGAGTGCAAGGGCCGCCCGAAGGGCAAGGAAAGCAAGCTGGTCCCCACAACGGTCAGCGAAACCGTGGCGGGAAAAACGACCTCCCTCAACATGATCGAGATCACCCCGCCGGCCAATGGCGCCCCGTACTTCCTCACGGTCACGTCCTTCTCGAACGACCCCAAGACGGATTCCGACAACGCCGAACCGGAAAAGGAGCTGCTGGACGAGGCCGAATCCGATCCCGCACCCAAACTCTCGGTCACTCCCCTGGCCCCCCCGACAGGGGTGAAGGTCAACGCGGGCGACGCCTCCGTCCGCCTCGCCTGGTCGCCCGTCACCGGGGCGGACGCCTACTGCGCGCAGTCGGATTGCCTCCCCGGCGCGCCGAAATGCACGGACGCGCTGACACAGAATCTCGCCAACGAGATCGGGGACAAGGATGCCATGACCTGCCCCGTCGAATCCAGCGGACGCCGGTGCCTCGAACTCAAGAACTTGACCAACGGCGCGGCCTGCGCCTTCCAGGTTTTCGCGATGCACGGCGCCACGGACCTGAGCGATCCCAGCGCGGCCCTCTCGGGCACACCGGTGGCCACGCCGAAGGATGTGGCGGCCGCCGGCAGCACAGGACAGGCGACACTCACGTGGCCCTCCGCCATCGTGGGCGCGCAGGGCGTGGAGGTACAATACGACAAGGATCAATCCGGCGTTCCCTACCAGTTCAAACAAAGTTTCTCGGGCGCCGGACTGAAACAGGCGACGGTCACGGGCCTTACGAACGGCGTCCAGCACTATTTCGTCGTCCAGGGCTCCAACACCTCCAATGGCTTGAGTCCGGCCTCCGCGGAAGTCACCACCCTCCCCCTCGCCGCGCCCGTGATCTCCATTCAGTCCGGCACCCAGACGGTAACCGTTGCGTGGACGGCGGTCACCGGCGCCACGGAATACGAAATCCATTACGACACGGACAATGGCAACGAACCTTTCATCGGCACGGGCGCCGCGGCGGGCAATTCGCCCGTCACGAAAACGGATGCCGCGTCGAAGGCCGCCTGTCCGGCGGGTTCCGCCGACACTCTTCGCTGCGCTCCCCTCACCGGCCTCACCAACGGTCAAAAATACTATGTGGCCGCAAAAGCGACCCAGTCCACTCTCCGGTCGGTCAGCTCCCTCTCCAACGCAAAATCCACGCAACCCATTCCCACCCCGACCAATGTCCGTCTGAATGCGGTCTCCGATGCGACCAGCTCCTCCGTTCAACTTTCGTGGGACGCCGCAACGGGCGCCACCGGCTATCGGGTCTACCATGACACGAACCCTCTCAAACCTCCTCTCAAACAGGGCACCAAGCTCACGCCAACCGGCACCGCCACCACCTTGCTGATCTCGGGGCTCACGGCGAACACAGCCTACTACTTCTCCGTGGAGGCGCTGAACGCGGAGGGGAGCAGCGATGCGAGCGCCGCCTACCTGGCGGCCACGCGGCTGGATACTCCCACCGGCGTGCGCGCGCGCGGAGGCACCGCTCGCGCGGCCGTCTCATGGTCGCCGGTCACCGGCGGCAGCAACTACCGGGTCTACTGGGATCCTGTCGCAGGGAAGGCTTCGGCCGGCACCAGCGTCAAGCCCCCCGTACTCTCGACGTGCGCCCTCCCCGTGGACGCCCTCTGCCCGGGCGGAACATCCGCTTGCTGCGGCATCGTCTGCGGCGATGACGCGTCCGGATGCGCCGCGCCCAACCTCGTCAACGGTTCCGCCACCTACTTCGCCGTGCGCGCGGAAAAAGCGGCTTGCGCCGCCGTCCCGCCCGTGGACCTGACAAACAATTGCAGCGGGTACTCCACGTGCAGCACGGCCTCGAACTCCTGCGCCCCCCCCGAGTCCAAGGCCGTGCCCGTCGCCCGGCCCTCGGACTTCAAAGTCCTGTCGCCCGCCACCCTCCCCACCGGCAACGTAACCAGCAGTCGCATCGACATCGGATGGACCCCGCCGGGCGGCTCGATCACCGGCTACAAATTGTATTATGACCTCGATGCGCCGGGCACGCCCTACACCGGCACCGGCGCGACCCAAGGCTTCTCACCCATCCTCCTCGCCAATTCGCTTTCAAGCCTCCAGTTGACCGGACTGACGTCCAACCAAACCTATTTTGCGTCGCTCACGGCCTACATCGGCAACTCGAACGATCCCGACAGCGAGAGCGACCACTGGCGGACCACCCTGGCGGCGGCGGCCGGCGCGGCGGACGACGTGTTGAAAGTCGATTCCGTGGCGGGCTTCCCCGCGGCGAACATCCGTCTGCGGATCGACTCCGAGTACATCGTTTGCACGGGGACAAACCCCGGTGCGACACCCGACGAATTCACAGGCTGCCTCGCCGGGAGAGGCAAGTTCGGCACCGCCGCCGCCGCTCATTCGATCGGCGCCCTCGTCCACGGCGATCTCTTCCAAGCCACCCTGATGCCCTCCCCAACCACGGTGTCACTGAACGTCGGCACCGGAAAAGCCAAACTCACCTGGTCGGCCGTGACCGGGGCATCCAACTATGAGGTCTACTGCGGGTCGAAACTCGAAGGAACTCAACCGGACGTGCCCTACGACGACGTCCTGAACAACTGCAACGCAAGCGAAAACGTGCCCAAGGCGGACGTCGTCAGCCCGACGGTACAGTACCTGTTCACCGGCTTGGACAACGGAACCTCCACGGCCTACCGATTCGCCGTGCGCGCGAAAACGGCCCCCGACTGCGCGCCGGGACCCCCCACCGAACCTCCCTACGAAAACCTCACGTCCTCCAACAACTGCGGCGATCTCTCCTCGCTGACCAATCCCCTTCTCTCCGGAACCCCGCTGGCCGCTCCGGCGCCTGCGGTACTGGCCCAAGCTGGAAACCAGATCTCCCTGAGCTGGCCCGCCGTGTCAAAGGCCGGCGGATATCGCATCTACTACTGGACCGCCGGCTCGCCCAACTGCGCCGCACCCGCCGTCCCAAACTGCCCCTCTCCCGGGGACAACTGCGGCCCCTTCTCCGTCTCCGGAACCCCGTGCAGCACGGTGTGGAACGGCACCGGCGCGACCCAGGGCGCCTCTCCCATCCTGCTCTGCAACGGCCCTACCACCACTCTGGCCGCGGCAGCCCTGGGCGGAGATACCGAACTCCAAGTGAACTCCTTGTCCGGATTCACCGTGCCTACGACATTGAAAATCGAACTGGAGGAAATCTCCTGCACGGGAACCAACTCGAGTTCGTCCCCGGTCAAATTCACCGGCTGTTCCCGGGGCGCCAATGGCACGGCCGCCGCCGCCCACGCCCTCAACACCGAGGTCGCCACGGCCTCCGCCACCTCCATGGTGCTGACCGGACTCGTCCCCGACATCCGATACTGGGTCACCATGACCACGGTGAAATACAGCGGCTCGAATTGCACGGGCACGCTCATGACCGAGAGCGACCTCGCGGGCGCGCCGACGGGCGTGTTCAAGGACACCACCATTCCCCAGCCCACGGGAGTCATCGCCACGTTCAACGAAGGGACCAGCGTCGTGGACGGCCCGAACTACAAGCGCGACAACAAACCGCACATCTTCCTCTCCTGGAACGCCGAGCCGGCGGCCACCAGCTATAGAATCTTCTATGACGACGTGGCCGTCTGCCCTGTGGGGGGATCGCCCACCTACGGCTTCACCGGCACCTTGCCTAACCTGGCGATCAACCCGAACCCACCCGCGGCCTCCCCGATCTCATACACACCCCCCGTAAACAGCGGTGTCATCACCGTCACCCTCACGGGCGCGGCCTATGGAACCACCTACACGTTCGGCGTTCAGACGGTGAGCGGAGCATCCGAAAGCACGCCCGCATGCGACTCCACCGGCTCCCCTCCGGGGACGGTCATCACGCCCATCGCCGCACCCCCCGGCATCGCGATCGCCCCGAGACGCGACTCCCCCGGCGCAGCCATCTTCTCGTGGGCCACCGTGCCGACCGCGGACAGCTACGTGATCTACTACGGCCCCTCCACCGACAACTACACCTGCACAGGTCCTCCCGACCCCTCCTGCCAGAAAGCCACAGCGCTCACTCCCGTGGCCGACATCAACTGCGCCGGGACCAGCTCCAAGCCGTTGAATACCCCCCCCCCGGTGGACATGTGCAACGGCACCTACACCGGCGCCAGCTTCACCGGTTTCTCCACGTCCATAAAGTACTACTTCTCCCTCACCTCCAAGAACGAAGACGGTTCCGGCGACTACTCCAACGAAATGACGTTCCTCCCGATCAAACCCACCTGGGCGACTCCCCCCATGCAGTCGGTCACGGGCACTTCCATCCGACTGCTGTGGACGCGAAACGGCCTCGCAACAGACTACGAGATCCACTATGACACGGCCGCCCGCGACACCGACACCAACTCGTCCACCAACCCTCCCACCACCGCGGCCAGCCCCTATCTCGGCGCGGCGGGACTGACCCCGACCGCTGCGCCCAACGTGGGGCTTTCCTGGGCCGCCAACCTCAATACCGCCCTGGCCTCCGCGATTACCAATACCGACACCAACGTGACCGTCGCCAACATCGGCAATGCCGGCACCTTCAACCTACCCGTCGACGTCAGCATCGAATCGGAGATCCTCTCCTGCCCGACCGTCAATGTCCTTGCCTCGCGCTTCGAAGGATGCCTCCGCGGCCAGCAAAGCACGGCAGCCGCCGCGCATTCGGGGGGCGTCATCGTCTCGGCCGGCCCGTGCCGGGACACCAACTCCTCGGACAGCCTGGCCGAGTGCGTGATCGGCGGCCTCACGCCGGGAACCGTCTACTACTTCGCGGTCCGAATCGATTCGAGCGGCGGAAAAAGCTCTTTCTCGGACGAGAAACGGACGCTCAGTACAGCCACGCTCAAGAACCCCATCCCGGCCACAGGACAGGTCAAACTCGAATGGTCAACCGTTGCCGGCGCGGACCAATACAAGGTCGGGCGCAGCACGGCCACCGGCGCCTGCAACGCGGACTTCGGCGGCGTAACCTGCCCCTCCACAACCGTCGCGGGCCAGGCACCCTCGTTCCCGCAGACCTTGAGCGGGCTCACCAATGGAACGCAGTACTTCTTTGTCGTCAGGGCGGAGAACTCGACCGACGGTTCGATCAGTCCCAACTCTACTGAGAAAACGGCCAAACCCCTCGCGGCTCCTACCCTCTCGGCCAGCTCCGGCACCCAAGTGGTGCGACTGAGCTGGGTCGATATTACCGGCGCCGGCCAGTACATGATCGGACGAGCCACGGCCGGCCCCGGAACATGCTCGACATGGCAGTACAAGATCGGCCCGGACCCGCCGGCCGATCCGGCCCCGGCCGGCTGCACGGCCCTGCCGCCGGTGCCCGATGGCGCCCCCACTCCGATGCCGCAAACGCAGACCCCGCTGACCGACGGCACCCTCTACTACTTCGTCACGCGCGCCGAAGACACCGTAAACAACGGCGCCAGCGACTGGTCGAACGAAATCCAGGCCAAGCCGGTCGCCAAGCCCACAGTCGTATCGGCCGTCGGCAGCACGAGCCAAGTCAAAGTCTATTGGTCCAGCCCCGTCGCCGGCGCCGATTCCATCGAGATCAGCCGGTACCTGGGCGCCGGTTGCTCAACGATCGACAGCACGAACTCCGTGGCGGATTCCTCGCCCGCCATGCAGGTCGCGGCGAACGCCGTCCTCTATAGCTTTTCGCTCGTGGCCAACAACAACGCGTCAGGCACCGTCGGCACAAGCTCCACCTCCACCTGCGTGGAGGCGATGCCCCTGAGTATTCCCGCAAATCCCGCCGCCGCGGCGGGTTCCCTCACGGCAACGGTCAACTGGGACTCCGTCGTGGGGGCAACCGGCTACCGCATCTACTACGACACGCCCGCACTGGCAGCCTGCCCGACTCCAGGAGGTCCCCCCGTGCCCAAAAACGTCGGCACGGCCTCCTGCGGCGCGCCTCCGTGCGACGATACGGTCGCCTCCCTCTCCGGAGGCGTCAACTACGACTTCTACATCACGGCCACAGGAACGAACTCCGAGAGCTCCTGCTCCGCCAAGGTCTCCGCAACCCCTCTGTACGGCGAAGTCACCGGAGCGCCGTTCGACGATCTCGCCCCGATGCCGTCTTCGCCGCTGGGGGTAAACCTGGACCCCGGTGACGCCATTTTCGAAATCCTCGTCGGCTCCACCGGCGCCTCCAGAATCTACGCCAAGAAAGGCAACAACCTGGCCGTGGACCTGGGCGGCTGGCCCCCGGGCACCAAGCCCGCCGGCGCCGTCCAAGCCTCCGCCGCCGTGGCCGAACTCGACAGTTCCAGCGCCGACCAAGAGGTGGCAATCGCGGCAGACGACGCCACAATCCGCATCTACAGGCGCACCGGCGCGCAAGACGATGTCAAGGCGATTGCCGGGGCGGCCGGACTCTCGACCCCCGCCATCGCGGATATCGATGGCGATGGAGATCCTGAAATTGTCATCGTCGCGAAAAACGGCGCCGCCAATTCCAGTCTTCATCTTTTTGATGTCAATCCCGCCACAGGCGTCATGACGGAGATCGTGGCCGGGTTCCCCATCGCTCTCGGCGACCTCGTGGCCACGGGAGCCCCGGTACGCGGCGTTACTCCCGCCCTCGTCAATCTCGACGGGGTGGCCGGCAGTGAAATCGTGGTGGGCGACGCCTCGGGCAACATTCATTTCATCGATTCGACCGGCTCCGAAACCGCCGTGTGCGCCGGTTTCCCCCTCACCCTCGCCGCCTCGCCGCTCAATGTCTCGCCCGCCGTCGGCGACATCGACGGTGACAACCCCCTCTTCCTCGAAGCCGTGATCGCAAACGATGCGGGAACCGTCTTTGTCGTGAACGATTCCAACGGGGCGAGCCCCTGTGCCGTGGCCGCCTCCCGCACCCTCGCCGGCGCAGGGCCCTTCCGCTCCTCACCCGTCATCGCCGACCTGGACACCGCCACCCCCGGCCTGGAAGTGGTCATCGCCGGGGCGGATGGCAAATTGTATGTGCTGAAGGGAACCAACCTGACCGACCTGAACGCCTCGTGGACCAACGGCAAACTCCTGAGCGCGCCGGCCACCGCCGTTCTTTCCTCGGCGGCCATAGCCGACGTGAACAACGATACCGATCTCGAGATCGTCATCGGGGACTCGAACGCAAAACTCCATGCCCTCAACTGGCAGGACGCGACGGAACTGCCCGGATTCCCCACGCTCCTCAACGGCGCCGCCACGTCCTCGCCCGCCGTCGGGAACTTCGACAACGTGAGCACCACCCTCGAAATCGCGATCGGGGATGATGTCGGCAAGCTCCACGTTTTCCAGGTGACGGGCCTCTCCGGCATCGGCGCCCTTCCCTGGCCGACCTTCCACAAGAACGCCACCCGCACGGGAAACTGA